Proteins encoded by one window of Ignavibacteriota bacterium:
- the ftsH gene encoding ATP-dependent zinc metalloprotease FtsH → MANEQNNNPKKNKGFGPQKPDGDFDWSKILKSVFSWGAVIIAAVIVMQFLNTNRGEATEVDYGVYESLLEQNKISEINVIKSEINNYVLQIKLKSEQNVNVGKNTVVTNKISTVIIEKIIEQQQSVWKEKGIKYNFTLESNEWFTVLISFLPWILMIGIWVLIMRRMQGGGTGGTRGIFNFGKSRAKLNSQSSLKVTFKDVAGADEAKLELQEIIEFLKEPSKFQKLGGKIPRGVLLLGPPGTGKTLMARAVAGEAGVPFFSISGADFVEMFVGVGASRVRDLFDQGKKNAPCIIFIDEIDAVGRHRGAGLGGGHDEREQTLNALLVEMDGFEQNNGVIIIAATNRPDVLDPALLRPGRFDRQVVVDRPDVNGREGILKVHTRKIPLAPEVDLNVLAKGTPGLAGAELANLVNEAALLAARQNKTTVSMDDFEDAKDKVMMGMERKSMIISEKEKRTTAYHEIGHVLVALKIPESDPVHKVTIIPRGRALGVTTYLPVDEKHTYSKEYLEAMIAYALGGRAAEKIVFNAFTTGAGNDIEKATNIARKMVCEWGMSEKLGPLAYGKNEEELFLGREVTKHQDYSEKTAQDIDEEVRAIVNKGMIRAEKILTENIEELHKLSEELLEREILDADEINKILKGENLPPARKNGNEAPPKKEIEIPEHVKKMMEEKNNRASNQTNSASENDLN, encoded by the coding sequence ATGGCAAACGAACAAAATAATAACCCTAAAAAGAATAAAGGATTTGGACCTCAAAAACCCGACGGCGACTTTGATTGGTCAAAAATTCTTAAATCTGTTTTTAGCTGGGGAGCAGTTATCATTGCAGCTGTAATTGTTATGCAATTTCTGAATACAAATAGAGGCGAAGCTACTGAAGTTGATTACGGTGTTTACGAATCTCTTTTAGAACAAAATAAGATAAGTGAAATAAACGTAATAAAATCGGAAATCAATAATTACGTGCTGCAAATAAAGTTAAAATCAGAACAAAATGTTAACGTAGGAAAAAACACAGTTGTAACAAATAAAATCAGCACAGTAATTATTGAAAAAATTATTGAGCAGCAGCAATCAGTTTGGAAAGAAAAAGGAATAAAATATAATTTCACTCTTGAATCAAATGAATGGTTTACAGTATTAATTAGTTTTCTTCCCTGGATTTTAATGATTGGAATTTGGGTTCTGATTATGCGAAGAATGCAGGGCGGAGGAACGGGCGGAACAAGAGGAATTTTTAATTTTGGCAAAAGCAGAGCAAAATTAAACTCGCAATCTTCTCTTAAAGTTACTTTCAAAGATGTTGCAGGAGCAGATGAAGCAAAATTGGAATTGCAGGAAATAATTGAATTTCTGAAAGAACCATCAAAATTTCAAAAACTCGGCGGTAAAATTCCAAGAGGTGTATTGTTATTGGGTCCTCCCGGAACTGGAAAAACCTTAATGGCAAGAGCGGTAGCAGGTGAAGCAGGAGTTCCGTTTTTCTCTATTAGCGGTGCGGATTTCGTTGAAATGTTTGTCGGAGTTGGCGCAAGCAGAGTAAGAGATCTTTTTGATCAAGGAAAAAAGAATGCGCCTTGTATAATTTTTATCGACGAAATTGATGCTGTGGGCAGACATAGAGGAGCCGGTTTAGGCGGCGGTCACGATGAAAGAGAACAAACTTTAAATGCTTTGCTGGTTGAAATGGATGGATTTGAACAAAACAACGGCGTTATAATTATTGCCGCAACTAATAGACCTGATGTTTTGGATCCGGCATTATTAAGACCGGGAAGGTTTGACAGGCAGGTTGTTGTTGACAGACCCGATGTTAATGGTAGAGAAGGAATTCTTAAAGTTCATACCAGAAAAATTCCACTTGCTCCTGAAGTTGATTTAAACGTTTTAGCAAAAGGTACTCCTGGTTTAGCAGGCGCCGAACTAGCGAATTTAGTAAATGAAGCAGCTTTACTAGCAGCGAGACAAAATAAAACTACCGTAAGTATGGATGATTTTGAAGACGCGAAAGATAAAGTAATGATGGGTATGGAACGTAAGAGTATGATAATTTCCGAAAAGGAAAAACGAACAACGGCTTATCATGAAATTGGTCATGTTCTTGTTGCATTGAAAATTCCCGAATCAGATCCTGTACATAAAGTGACAATAATTCCACGAGGAAGAGCGCTTGGAGTAACTACTTATCTTCCGGTAGATGAAAAACATACATATTCAAAAGAATATTTGGAAGCGATGATTGCGTATGCGTTGGGCGGAAGAGCAGCCGAAAAAATTGTATTCAACGCATTTACTACTGGAGCTGGAAACGATATAGAAAAAGCTACGAATATAGCACGCAAAATGGTTTGCGAATGGGGAATGAGTGAAAAATTAGGACCATTGGCTTACGGTAAAAATGAAGAGGAATTATTCTTAGGCAGAGAAGTAACAAAACATCAAGATTACAGCGAAAAAACCGCGCAGGATATTGACGAAGAGGTTCGTGCAATTGTTAATAAAGGAATGATTAGAGCCGAAAAAATTCTTACGGAAAATATTGAAGAACTTCATAAATTATCCGAAGAATTACTTGAGAGAGAAATTCTTGATGCCGATGAAATCAATAAAATTCTTAAAGGAGAAAATTTACCTCCGGCAAGAAAAAACGGTAATGAAGCTCCGCCAAAAAAAGAAATTGAAATACCGGAACATGTAAAAAAAATGATGGAAGAAAAGAATAATCGTGCTTCCAATCAAACAAATTCAGCATCTGAAAATGACCTCAACTGA
- a CDS encoding phosphatidate cytidylyltransferase: MTSTDNGSINFKGELLRKSIHLCSLSIPIIYNFISKHEALTILIPITFVSVLVDFSRYYIPSLNKMIMNLFGFIMREHENDLKKKNLNGASYVFIAATLTLWIFPKIIFITSFTMLIICDIAAALIGRKFGKHKFLSKSFEGTFAFFVFGIIVVLFTPKVNGDLSEYLIGIFAGAIGAVIENISYGWADDNLTIPISIGLSMWILYYLFLPNLNLI, encoded by the coding sequence ATGACCTCAACTGATAACGGCTCAATTAATTTTAAAGGTGAATTGCTAAGAAAAAGCATTCACCTTTGTTCACTTTCAATTCCAATTATCTACAATTTTATTTCCAAACATGAAGCACTGACTATTTTAATACCAATAACTTTTGTTTCGGTTTTAGTCGATTTCAGCAGATATTATATTCCATCTTTAAATAAAATGATAATGAATCTTTTCGGATTTATTATGCGAGAGCATGAAAATGACTTGAAAAAGAAAAATTTGAATGGCGCATCCTATGTTTTTATCGCCGCAACGCTTACATTATGGATTTTTCCAAAGATAATTTTCATTACATCATTTACAATGCTAATTATTTGTGATATTGCCGCTGCATTGATAGGACGTAAATTCGGTAAACATAAATTCCTTTCAAAAAGCTTTGAAGGTACTTTTGCATTTTTTGTATTTGGAATTATTGTTGTACTTTTTACACCTAAGGTAAATGGGGATCTGAGTGAATATTTAATTGGTATATTTGCGGGTGCAATAGGTGCTGTTATAGAAAATATTTCTTACGGTTGGGCTGATGATAATTTGACTATTCCTATTTCTATTGGATTATCGATGTGGATTTTATATTATTTATTTCTGCCGAATCTTAATTTGATATAA
- a CDS encoding DUF4837 family protein: MKTKTTLILFSISLSFILFQGCDTKKQAKGEEDEIFVIADSADYSEVEGKIKEAFGKVIYTPQPEELFEIKRKRFDELQKFKMQKNIVILASLGTKMPTSNYLESIIDEKVKRLIEDDSVFVINKYDLWATNQLVMILTAPSIEKLKKQIAEKKDDLFYFFREASNKRMAKGLYNKNFEQKKVEANLLTKYGWMIYMQADYQLALESKEDNFVWLRRGVNSDMERWIFVHWKDSETPEFLNMDSITAERNKITEKFYRTTNDSAYVELYDDYKMQSEVNFNGKYSIMTQGLWRFNNQSGGGPFINYTFYDEKTRRIYMLDASVFAPKYFKKSILQEVDVLLHSFKTENEIEPEVKKDILESLND; the protein is encoded by the coding sequence ATGAAAACAAAAACGACATTAATTTTATTCTCAATTTCATTATCATTTATTTTATTCCAAGGATGCGATACTAAAAAACAAGCAAAAGGCGAAGAAGACGAGATTTTTGTTATAGCCGATTCAGCGGACTATTCCGAAGTTGAAGGAAAAATTAAAGAAGCTTTCGGAAAAGTAATTTATACACCTCAGCCGGAAGAACTTTTTGAAATTAAAAGAAAAAGATTTGACGAACTTCAAAAATTTAAAATGCAGAAAAATATTGTCATTCTTGCCAGTTTGGGTACAAAGATGCCTACTTCTAATTATTTGGAATCTATTATTGATGAAAAAGTAAAGCGCTTAATAGAAGACGATTCGGTTTTTGTAATAAACAAATACGACCTTTGGGCAACAAACCAATTAGTTATGATTTTAACCGCGCCTTCAATAGAAAAACTAAAAAAACAAATTGCGGAAAAGAAAGATGATTTGTTTTATTTTTTTAGGGAAGCTTCAAATAAAAGAATGGCTAAAGGACTTTATAATAAAAATTTTGAACAAAAAAAAGTTGAAGCAAATTTATTAACAAAATACGGTTGGATGATTTATATGCAAGCGGATTATCAGCTTGCGCTGGAATCTAAAGAAGATAATTTTGTTTGGCTTAGACGAGGTGTAAATTCTGATATGGAGAGATGGATTTTTGTGCATTGGAAAGATAGTGAAACTCCGGAATTTTTAAATATGGATTCGATAACCGCTGAACGAAATAAAATTACTGAAAAGTTTTATAGAACAACAAATGATTCTGCTTATGTTGAACTATATGATGATTACAAAATGCAATCGGAAGTTAATTTTAACGGAAAGTATTCAATAATGACACAAGGTTTATGGAGATTCAATAATCAAAGCGGTGGAGGTCCATTTATTAATTATACTTTCTATGATGAAAAAACTAGACGAATTTATATGCTCGATGCGTCTGTTTTTGCTCCAAAATATTTTAAGAAAAGTATTTTGCAGGAAGTTGATGTTTTACTTCACAGTTTTAAAACTGAAAATGAAATTGAGCCCGAAGTTAAAAAAGATATTTTAGAAAGTTTGAATGATTAA
- a CDS encoding DUF2231 domain-containing protein — protein MKFLEDIHPLTIHFPIAFFTLYCLTEIVSQFFRKDELKKLSLFFLVIGVLSATVSVLTGNMEFQTITQNNSISQSLINEIRYHEYFATLTLWYFFFLLVLKTYIILKKKNQSKLNYLFVIFAALGFYLIFTTSKIGGRLVYEFGIGTNLLK, from the coding sequence ATGAAATTTTTAGAAGATATTCATCCGCTAACCATACATTTTCCAATAGCATTTTTTACATTGTACTGTTTAACAGAAATCGTTAGTCAATTTTTCAGAAAAGATGAACTAAAAAAGCTTTCGTTATTCTTTTTAGTAATTGGAGTTTTAAGCGCTACGGTTTCGGTTTTAACGGGCAACATGGAATTTCAAACAATTACGCAAAATAATTCAATTTCTCAATCTTTAATAAACGAAATTAGATATCATGAATATTTTGCGACATTAACATTGTGGTATTTTTTCTTTCTGCTCGTATTGAAAACTTACATAATATTAAAAAAGAAAAATCAATCTAAATTAAACTATTTATTTGTTATTTTTGCTGCGTTAGGATTTTATTTAATATTTACCACATCCAAAATTGGCGGCAGATTAGTATATGAATTTGGTATTGGAACAAATTTGCTCAAATAG
- a CDS encoding enoyl-CoA hydratase/isomerase family protein, which yields MEFKNIIVSSDDDILLIQINRPEKLNALNNELLKELDQIFTEIKSDSSKVIIITGAGDKAFVAGADIKELRSCDLESGKEFSLFGQNVFSKIENCGKPVIAAINGYALGGGCELALACSIRIASSRAKFGQPEINLGIIPGYGGTQRFTKLVNSGRAAEYILTGDLFDAEEAYRIGLVNKIAAPEDVMLEAKTLANKIASKGQLAVNAALSAIKTSNNLNLEDGLNLEAELFAKCCNTKDFKEGTLAFLEKRNPNFTNE from the coding sequence ATGGAATTTAAAAATATAATTGTTTCTTCAGACGATGATATTTTATTAATTCAAATAAATCGTCCCGAAAAGTTAAATGCGCTTAACAATGAACTGCTAAAGGAATTAGATCAAATATTTACCGAAATAAAATCAGATAGTTCAAAAGTTATAATTATAACAGGTGCCGGAGATAAAGCATTTGTTGCCGGCGCTGATATTAAAGAATTAAGAAGTTGCGATTTAGAAAGCGGAAAAGAGTTTTCGCTGTTTGGTCAGAATGTTTTCAGTAAAATTGAAAATTGCGGTAAGCCTGTAATTGCAGCTATAAACGGTTATGCTTTAGGTGGCGGATGTGAATTAGCATTGGCATGCAGCATAAGAATTGCAAGTAGCCGCGCAAAATTCGGTCAGCCGGAAATTAACTTGGGAATAATTCCCGGTTACGGCGGCACACAAAGATTTACAAAATTGGTTAATTCCGGAAGAGCCGCTGAATATATTCTAACCGGAGATTTGTTTGACGCCGAAGAAGCTTATAGAATAGGTCTTGTTAATAAAATTGCAGCGCCAGAAGATGTAATGTTGGAAGCCAAAACATTGGCTAATAAAATAGCTTCCAAAGGACAATTAGCCGTAAATGCCGCGTTAAGTGCAATTAAAACAAGTAATAATTTAAATTTGGAAGACGGGTTGAATTTGGAAGCTGAGTTATTTGCAAAATGCTGTAACACAAAAGATTTCAAAGAAGGCACACTTGCCTTTTTGGAAAAAAGAAATCCAAACTTTACAAACGAATAA
- a CDS encoding insulinase family protein has translation MLNRSVKPAPNGIIKFKTPIIEKIISDNSCNIYFNKKETLPIVQLNIYIPSGSIYNPTGKEGVSYLTSMLLDEGAGNLSGFDISDKLELMGSILNINSNKEFTSISLLCMKEKLEESLDILSKIILQPNLSNDDFNRQKLKLITKNIQLEDDPSFVASTLFNKTIFQRTSYQFPSSGTNSSLDNISNLDVKDFFNNNFIPNGSFIIVVGNLEKSECQTIINNYLSNWKSVERMTPIFPKIESNKKIVFSSKTDAVQSELRIGHFSKGRNTEDFYARTILNSILGGQFSSRINLNLREAKGYTYGAHSNYNYNALGSTFLVSTSVKTENTGDAIKEILYELNEIKKDIKQSEIDFAKSYLIRRFPSMFETYSQIASNISLIPLFDLPENYFETYVDELDKVTIEDVLKAANDNIDFNKLLITVVGDENSVKDQLKQFDEFELENL, from the coding sequence AATTCTTGTAATATTTATTTTAATAAAAAGGAAACGCTTCCAATAGTTCAATTAAATATTTACATTCCTTCAGGAAGTATTTATAATCCAACGGGAAAAGAAGGCGTTTCTTATCTTACTTCAATGCTTCTTGACGAAGGTGCTGGTAATTTATCTGGTTTTGATATTTCCGACAAGCTTGAATTGATGGGCTCAATATTAAATATTAATTCTAATAAGGAATTCACGTCAATTTCTTTGCTTTGCATGAAGGAAAAATTAGAAGAATCTCTAGATATACTTTCAAAAATAATTTTACAACCGAATCTCAGCAATGACGATTTTAATAGACAAAAGCTTAAACTTATTACAAAAAATATCCAATTGGAAGACGATCCATCGTTTGTTGCCTCAACTTTATTTAACAAAACTATATTTCAAAGAACGTCTTATCAATTTCCTTCAAGCGGAACGAATAGTTCGTTAGATAATATTTCTAATTTGGATGTAAAAGATTTCTTTAACAATAATTTTATTCCAAACGGCTCATTTATAATTGTCGTTGGCAATTTAGAAAAATCCGAATGCCAGACTATTATTAATAATTATTTAAGTAACTGGAAATCCGTTGAGCGTATGACGCCAATTTTCCCAAAAATTGAGTCAAATAAAAAAATTGTTTTCTCAAGTAAGACTGATGCTGTTCAAAGTGAATTAAGAATCGGCCATTTCTCAAAGGGAAGAAATACAGAAGACTTTTATGCGCGAACAATATTAAATTCAATACTAGGCGGACAATTTTCAAGTCGGATAAATTTAAATTTAAGAGAAGCAAAAGGCTATACTTACGGCGCTCATTCAAATTATAATTACAATGCTTTGGGAAGTACTTTTTTGGTTTCAACATCGGTTAAAACAGAAAATACAGGCGACGCTATTAAAGAGATTCTTTATGAATTGAACGAAATTAAAAAAGATATTAAACAAAGTGAAATAGATTTTGCGAAATCTTATTTAATAAGAAGATTCCCGTCAATGTTTGAAACTTATTCACAAATTGCTTCAAACATATCGTTAATTCCTTTATTTGATCTGCCGGAAAATTACTTTGAAACTTACGTTGATGAATTGGATAAAGTTACTATCGAAGACGTGTTAAAAGCAGCAAATGATAATATTGATTTTAATAAGTTGCTTATTACGGTTGTTGGAGATGAAAATTCAGTTAAAGATCAATTAAAACAATTTGATGAATTTGAATTAGAAAATTTATAA